A genomic region of Zea mays cultivar B73 chromosome 6, Zm-B73-REFERENCE-NAM-5.0, whole genome shotgun sequence contains the following coding sequences:
- the LOC103630303 gene encoding ATPase WRNIP1 yields MYAGGESRPNGGGGGGDALRRRRQPGPSASPAASSSGRGAEEEGGEERGRGQKQPRRKKQQGRREAVARAIRGGLPSCWGGVSVAEEAASGGWRTGGRRWSRREERAAADRDARAAGDGDGDGDDGSGRPGSAPAAWCCACPGGDCSLEPNPSANGKEDVGVRSLLERNDFFSADCNPHADAVLPASADAAAAYDST; encoded by the coding sequence ATGTATGCGGGCGGGGAGAGCCGGCCCAATGGTGGGGGCGGAGGCGGAGACGCGCTCAGGCGGCGGAGGCAGCCCGGCCCGTCCGCGTCTCCCGCTGCGTCGTCGTCCGGCAGGGGAGCGGAGGAGGAAGGCGGGGAGGAGCGTGGGCGAGGCCAGAAGCAACCGCGGCGCAAGAAGCAGCAGGGGAGGCGCGAGGCGGTGGCCAGGGCGATCCGGGGCGGGCTGCCCTCCTGCTGGGGCGGCGTCTCGGTAGCTGAGGAGGCCGCCTCCGGCGGCTGGAGGACCggggggaggaggtggagccggcGGGAGGAGAGGGCGGCCGCCGACCGAGACGCCCGTGCCgccggtgacggcgacggcgacggcgacgatgGTTCCGGGCGCCCGGGCTCAGCGCCGGCGGCGTGGTGCTGCGCGTGTCCGGGCGGGGACTGCTCGCTGGAGCCCAACCCGAGCGCCAACGGCAAGGAGGACGTCGGCGTCCGGTCTCTCCTCGAGCGCAACGACTTCTTCTCCGCCGACTGCAACCCGCACGCCGACGCCGTCCTCCCCGCCAGCGCCGACGCCGCCGCGGCCTACGACTCGACGTAG
- the LOC100274091 gene encoding annexin-like protein RJ4, which translates to MCCWWCCRRCLECIHNIVPPLSLPFLRFSGLALPGGGGAAAAASPPVVSMASISVPSRAPSAAEDAENIRKAVQGWGTDEKALIEILGHRTAAQRAEIAVAYEGLYNEPIIDRLHSELSGDFRSAMMLWTVDPAARDAKLAHKAMKKQGERYVWVLIEVACASAPDHLVAVRKAYREAYSASLEEDVAACPLYKDPLLKQFLVRLVSSYRYSGELVDDELARAEAAELHDAVVARKQPLHGDVVRVVSSRSKAQLKATFERYRLDHGKAVDEVLEERRSDQLAAVLKTAVWCLTSPEKHFAEVIRSSIVGLGTDEESLTRAIVSRAEIDMKKVKEEYRARYRTTVTSDVNGDTSGYYNVILLTLVGPE; encoded by the exons ATGTGTTGCTGGTGGTGCTGCCGCCGCTGCCTGGAGTGCATCCATAACATCGTCCCTCCCCTCAGCCTTCCCTTCCTCCGCTTCTCCGGCCTAGCTCTCCCAGGTGGAggtggagcggcggcggcggcttctcCACCTGTAGTCTCCATGGCGTCCATCTCGGTCCCCAGCCGGGCCCCTTCTGCAGCCGAAGACGCCGAGAACATTAGGAAAGCAGTGCAAG GATGGGGCACGGACGAGAAGGCGCTGATCGAGATACTGGGCCACCGGACGGCGGCGCAGCGCGCAGAGATCGCCGTGGCCTACGAGGGCCTCTACAACGAACCCATCATCGACAGACTCCACTCCGAGCTCTCCGGCGACTTCCGG AGCGCGATGATGCTGTGGACGGTGGACCCGGCGGCGCGTGACGCCAAGCTCGCCCACAAGGCCATGAAGAAGCAGGGCGAGCGGTACGTGTGGGTGCTGATCGAGGTCGCCTGCGCGTCCGCGCCGGACCACCTCGTCGCCGTCAGGAAGGCCTACCGCGAGGCCTACTCCGCCTCCCTGGAGGAGGACGTCGCCGCGTGCCCGCTCTACAAGGACCCGCTCCTCAAGCAG TTCTTGGTGCGGCTCGTGAGCTCGTACCGGTACTCCGGCGAGCTCGTCGATGACGAGCTGGCGAGGGCGGAGGCCGCGGAGCTGCACGACGCGGTGGTGGCCCGGAAGCAGCCGCTGCACGGCGACGTCGTGCGCGTCGTCAGCTCCCGGAGCAAGGCGCAGCTGAAGGCGACGTTCGAGCGGTACAGGCTGGACCACGGCAAGGCCGTCGACGAGGTCCTCGAGGAACGCCGCAGCGACCAGCTCGCGGCGGTGCTCAAGACAGCGGTGTGGTGCTTGACGTCCCCGGAGAAGCACTTCGCGGAG GTCATCCGGAGCTCCATCGTCGGGCTTGGTACGGACGAGGAGTCCCTGACGAGGGCGATCGTCTCGCGCGCCGAGATCGACATGAAGAAGGTGAAGGAGGAGTACAGGGCCAGGTACCGCACGACGGTGACCAGCGACGTCAACGGAGACACTTCCGGATACTACAATGTCATCTTGCTCACTCTGGTCGGCCCTGAGTGA